A window of the Scleropages formosus chromosome 5, fSclFor1.1, whole genome shotgun sequence genome harbors these coding sequences:
- the LOC114910571 gene encoding uncharacterized protein C11orf98 homolog, protein MAPGGKINRPKTELGKKLFKRRRTLSKEKRHKHKIVGAVVDKGLITVHHLKKRVSSPRANITLSGKKRRKLIKQLQHMEREKASVEAEAAPVKKAPSSASRKKKKTTADQDVEMEEVQSAQ, encoded by the exons ATGGCTCCAGGAGGCAAGATTAACAGACCGAAAACT gaacttggaaaaaaactttttaaacgCAGGCGAACGTTGTCAAAGGAAAAGCGGCATAAGCACAAAATTGTAGGAGCAGTAGTTGACAAAGGACTCATTACTGTTCATCACCTAAAGAAGAGAGT TTCCAGTCCGCGAGCAAATATCACTCTATCAGGAAAGAAGCGCCGCAAGCTGATCAAACAGTTACAACACATGGAGCGTGAGAAAGCATCTGTGGAAG CGGAAGCGGCACCAGTGAAAAAAGCTCCTTCTTCTGCATccaggaagaaaaagaagaccACAGCCGACCAAGATGTGGAAATGGAAGAGGTGCAAAGTGCTCAGTGA